GTGCgccaatgttgtaagaggcttctccacccagaggagattttttagtacgcttttcatctgccttggattaataatctctccggttgtaaccaagtaaattgtgagCCTCGTTTTTTCTATTCTATTTTGTTCActctgtttatgcaagtgttttagtTGAAAATTCGAGAAAGAACTTGTTTTAGCTTGCAGGGTaattcatccctcccctcttgtcggcctccaaagggaccaacatgtTGTCCTTCTTTAATTTTATTCGCTGTGTAACTCCATTCAACTCGTGATTGTTGACGAACGTGATTTACCCCCTCCcctctcacgatccaacaagaaGAATGCACGAGATCAAGTCGGAAGGGTTTTgtgcattcgagggacaagaagttggAAGGAAGATTACGTAAGGCAACAATTGAGATGAAGTAAGTCCAGGCGACCAAGTTGACATAGAGGCGATCGAAAGACAACAAATGATCATGTCCGGAAGTTGACCATTCCTAGCGCCCAAAATCACTTCTAGGAGCTCGGAGTCCAAGCACCCGAAACCTCTCTAGGAGTTCGGATGCTCTCACCATGTTAGTAGAGCGATTGATGAAACGAATCAGGACGACATCTGCAACAGTAGAATCCAAGCGTCTGGAGCACTTCTAGGCACTAAGAATGTGAGGAGTCATCCAAAGCCAATAGATAACCGCTGCTAGTGTGGATTGATCAGTTTGATGATTACAGATGCTCGAAGCGCTTCTAGATAGTCAAAGAGTGTCACATTAGTAAACAATCATATTAAAGACCGACTATAAATAAAGGGATGAAGCTCGAAGTTTAAAACAACACACAATTTGAATACTTCTATTTATGTTCTATAATTTATTTATGATCCATGCTTGTGCTATATTGTTGTAAAATGCTTCTTTACCTCCGAAACGATTTCCAAAGAAGGAGAAGATAGTGGTACTTTTATAGTTCTTGGACTAACAACCCAGGGGTGTAATAAGTCAACTTAGTGCCatctttcttttataattattttttatttttaatgtgggTGTCCTTGCTAAATTATTGCATGGGAAATAGCTGTTTTTAATTTACAGGTCACTAgtcccccctcccctctagtgaTTCAAACGGCTTCCACTCTACTAACAATTGGAATCAAAGTCAGACCGTTTAGAATGACTAACCGCTAGCTTTGCAATTAACTAAGGGATCAAGAAATGACCGGATCAAACATCCATCCACCTAAGTTCGAGGGCGAGTTCATAAtatggaaaaagaaaataaaggtacttttaaaaactaattttgaaattatggtttgtataaaatatgattttgaaatcgATGAATAATGATAGAACGAAAAACAACGAGACGAGTTCATAACAAATGGTAAGGCAGAGTTATATCCTCTTATGTGTTACCAGTATAAGAGCTCAACTGGATCAACGTCTACGACTCGGTCAAAGACCTTTAGGAAAAACtcctaaaattttataagagaaccTCAGAAATAAGGTTGGTGAGAAATATTTGCTAAGAAATCAACTTACTCATCTCTGACTTGAGAAGGGAGAGACGATGACACAACTACATATGAAGCTAAAAGAAATAATTACTAGTCTCAACAACTTTGAAAAGATGATTTCAAATCGGAATGTTCTCATATATgcattaaatatatttttgaaaatccaaTAATATTTCATCCGGAaggattgaattatttttaatattaaaattacacGAATGTTGATAtgtaagattttaaaatatagaaaaatcaaaaaataacatCGCTTTACCAGCCAACCAGACCTCGTCAAATTCGGAGTCTTGGGGAATGGTGGTGATATCCGGTAAATTTCACCCGTTTGTACAGGTATTATCCCAATCTCTCACAATGAGATGGTGAGACCCATACAGGATCGAATTAACCGTGATATCCATAGGCTGGCTAATTACGTTGTACAATGTTGAGCTTTGATTTCTGGACAAACCGGTCGAACAGAATAACTAGTCGGCCCGAAGACGAACCGGCCAAAGGCGTCAACTGTCAAAGTCAAACGGGTCAAGGATTCCTCAAACGGTTGGTCTTCTTCCTCCAAGCCGCGGAGAACGAAGGGAATGGTCGGTTCACTCAAGAATCATCAAACTGTTCATATTGATTTGAACGACCCAAGTCATCATCATCGGCAAGCGATTTGGCCTTCTGCAGCTGCTATAAAATTGCAACACCAGAGCTTCTTCTCCCAGTGCATAGCAAAACAGAGCACGCCTAAGCCGAGAACAGGGAGCGCTCTGCATCAAGCCTTCAACTAGTAAAGCATGGGAAGTTGCTTCTCCAACTCCAAGTCTCACCGCGGGGCGCCGCCGGAGGCTTCACGGCCACGGCCGAGGAGGAGGTACGATGAAGcggaggaggaagaagtggcgcCGTGGAAGGGGAGGTGGGTCGCCGACGTCGACGGGAAGGCGGCAGATTTCATACACAAAGAACGCCGGAGGATGAATTTTGAAGCTTGAACTAAATCTATAAATATTAGATTTTTATGTTTAAGATTTCAGCGAGTAGGAattgcaaaaagaaaaaaaaaatcagggaGGAGATTGAGATCTTCTTGTAGTGAGAAATGTATTTTACTCTGTTTCTCGTTCGGTTTATAAGAAATAAATAAGAGTATTTTATAATGAAAAAATAGTGgatgtttttaatattttttaaacatagagtctaataaaaagaaaaaaataagtaaaaacattttatttattatttatatatttaaaagaaCATTTTATTTATACCTTTCctcgtaaaataattttaatctataATAAATTATAGTATATTAAAGTAGTTACTCTAAGATAGAGATATATTATTTTAAAGCACTAATAATTTAAAACAATTTACTTATAAGTTGGAGATAAATTATTTTAAGAGCTGAaccaaattttatattttaaattaattttaacttaaaattacgtccaactttaattataattattttaaaatataatataaaagatAGTTTAAATATTAAACTACGGATAAAATACTATTTTACTCATTTTTAAAAGCGAAATTTACTTTTTTACAATAGATAAATAATTAAAGGTGGGCACCTTCTCATTTCATtaataattaaagaaattatGATGACGTAATAAGTACAAGACGTCAGGAGTACCAGATGTTGACCATTGACCTGATAAGTCTTCCAAATCAAACAGGTCGATAATCTTACTTGATTGGTTTTGGGAAGCCCAGCCAAATCAACTTGAGccgaaaataaataaaatcaaatggtTATTCaactttaacttttttttttttttaagtttaaatttggtTCAATATTTATCTTCAGGTGAATATATGAATGgatactccttcacgtgtttatgcttcttcattaTTGTAAGGTTTCTGAAATGGAACATGACATCATCAGTACATGACGTCAGCAGTATCATATGTTCATTGACCTGGTCAAGTCTCCCTAATCAAACCGGTCAATGATTCTTACTTGCTAAGTTTTAGTGCTCTATGTTCATACTTATTTAATAAGATACTCGAGTTGGatcaaatgaaatttaaaataaattaagctATTAAAATCCTTATTGAAGGatgacttgattttttttttgttttatttatgaatttgaattttatttgtCTACGCTTTAAcgaatttaaacttatttaattgttagaacattttataattttaaatctaTTGAACTGATTATTAAACTTAATAATATAAATGTATTTATAACTACAAAATTATCTTTATTTAGTATATGataaaaattttgttaattaatATAGTTCAAAGCTCGTGAACAttctcatttaatttaatttaataaattattcaaacttatacattaatttttttttagaaatatactGAACGAATAGCTCTTATTAAATTCAATCTCATATTTGTTCATCGACCTTTAATTCATTACTAACCAtcgtgaaaaaaataaataaattcacatATTTCTATACTAATATAATATTATTCATTTTGGACTTAAATTTTCATGACTTTATTTTTAAGTTCtatcaaaaaaattttatacatacCAATACAAATATCAATAGAAGTATCATACATCATTTCAAACTAACAAtcatttttaaatctttctaacATAGGACTTTGATTAAATTCGTAATAATTCTCCCTTCAAATAAATGATCATAATTACTTTTATGATCTGAGCCTCCACATGAGCATTTGATCATCATAATCTAGTTCGAATCTCCCCGCAAGCATCTATATCCAGTTATCCTAACCTGCTCCGGATCTTTCTACGAGCATTTGGTCATCCTGACTTGTTCCAGGTCTCCCCGTAAGTATTTGCATCCGATCATCCTGACCTGTTCTGGGCCTCCCCGTGAGCATTTGATCACTCTTTACTTGCTCCGGATTTGTTTCTGGGGCTCCCCCTGACTTGCACTAGGCCATTCTGACAAACATCCAATCACTTTGACCTGCTCTAAGCCTCCCGTAAGCATATGATCACTCTTGACTTACTTCGAGCCTCTACACGAGCATCCAGTCACCATGCGGTTACCCTAACCTGATTCGAGCCTCCCCGCAAATATCCGGTTATACTGACTTGCTTCGATTGTCCCTacaagcatccagtcatcctgacaTGCTTTGATCCTCCCCACAAGCATCCAGTTATCCTGACCAACTCCGAGTCTCCTCACGAGCATTCGCATCTAGTGACTCTTAACCTATTCCGAATATTTCCTGTGAGCATctggtcatcctgacctacttcGGATCTTGCCTACGAACatccagtcactcttgacctattaTGAGTTTCTCCGCAAGTATCCAGTCATCCTGATATACTCCGAATCTCCCCGCAACTTGTTCAAGGCCATCATATATAACATCTAATCCTAATTATGACTATGATATtatttgttatgtccaaaataatattaatatatctCTACAATAATATGTCTTATGACTTTATCTAtgactttatttttaaattatactctAAAGAtttcaaattaataaaaatatcatatATTCTTTTAAATCCATAATTTTTATCAAATCTTTAATTAACGCCGCCGCTTACGAACGCCGAAGATGAACGGACCAATGCAGtcaatagtcaagtcaaactggGCCAAGGAATCCTGAAACAGTTGGGTTTCTTCCCGGAAGCCTACGGATAAAGAAGCAGAGAATGGAATCGACTCTCCTCTCAAGAATTACGCATCAAACCGTTCATGTTAATTTGAACAGCCCTCGTGCATCATCATCTGGGAGCGATTCGGCCTTCAGCAACAGCAGGGCAGAGCTTCTTCTCCCACTGCAGAGCAAAACAGAGAACGCCTACGCCGATCGAGAACAGTAGTGAGCGCTCCGCATCAACTAGCTATTAAAGCATGGGAAGTTGCTTCTCCAGCTCCAGGTCTCACCGTGTGGCTCGGCCGGAGGAGGAAGAGGTAGGGCAGTGGAAGGAAGGGGAGGGGTGGTGGATCGCCGACGTCGACTGGAAGGCGGAGGATTTCATAGTCAGAGAACGCCGGAGGATGAATTTCGAAGCTTGAACGAACCTCGAAGATGCGTTGTTTGATTAAATCTAGAAATATTAGATTCTTAATTAGaggtttttatttttaagatttcaGAGCGAGTAGAAATTTCAATCTGTTTCATGTTCGGtttataagaaaataaataagagtaCTTTTATAATGAAAAAAGTAAGTGGATGTTTTTATAAAGGGTAAAAAGCTAAAACAATTAAAAGAATATTGcttttttttattaagtattaaaataatatttcaccaATAATTTAATATCTTAATATCCACTATACTTCATAATCTGGTTGTCCCTCATGCCGTGTCAtatgatttatcatttttatCCTCCATATAAGGTGAATGGGAAAATATTAAATTATCATCTAAATATTCATAATTCGATTctcaattataatatatttataagtattttttttcctaaataaAACATACAATCTCAGGATGTTTAACTTCTGCACCGTCCATCATGAACCATTCCTAATTTATCCTAGCAGTTGATGAAAATTTTAGTAAGATTGAACCAATCGTTCTAAGCTCAGTGTTATTTGGTTCATCATTTTTGTCacgataaattttatttttgaaagataTGTGTTCAAGACTACGTATAGTGAAAGGATGTTAAATTGTACACTCAGATACTTGTGATTCGATCTTCAGTTACACCGCATgtgtagagattttttttttccaaacgaGATGCACAATCATGGGATGTTGGGGTTTTACGCCGCTCACTGTGAGCGTTCCCAATTTAGCCTAGTGACATATAAAAAACTTCTGTGAAATAAGATTAATCGCTCCAAACTCGATGTTATCTGATTTATTATTTCTATCTTTACAGAATGTCCAATTAATTAGAAAGTAACAGACTTATTATATTAGGATAAGGATCAATTACCTATATGTACATACTCGATGAAAAAACCCCCTTCATTCTTATatacttagatgataatttatCTCCTGAGGACGGACGGTAAGAATCAAAGTGAGACTAATCGTCTACtattaagataaaaataaaatattttatgaaaTGAGCAACTTTTATGATCAGTTGGATcgcttttgaattaattttaaaatggtgcaattttaatataaaaaaatattttgaattttaaattgtggataaaatattattttaatagttGAAAAACTAGAAGtttacttttttttcttttttcttttttttttaacaattatgCGGTGATAAAAAGAACTCACTATATACTGATCAAACGACGTAGTAGTCCACGTAGAGGTCGAAGTTAAGGAGATCAACTACAAAAGGTTGGACGTTAAGGTGCCAAGCAGATCTCTCCAGCAGTGGTCAACCGAGTATGTATTTGCCCGATAGACAAAGGGTCGGTCCAAGCGAAACGTTTGTTTAGCCAAGACCATCAGACGGTCATCACAAAGTAGAGGAGCGTGCACACGCGGAGGAGCAGTCGAGCGGATGAATACTCAACCGAGCGACTATCCCATTCGTCCAAGCAAATGGATCACTGACGTATCCTTTGGGGAGATAGCGCCGTTGACACAAGACTTGGTCAACGAACGGATTGTATGACGGAAACTTCTATTATCTTGTCAAGGATATGCATATCCTGTTAAAGTATAGTGGTAGAGATACTTTCCTAATACGTCCTTTCACAAGACAAATTAGAGAATATGTCAACGTCACGAGAGAAACGCACACACCAGGGCATTATATAAAGGGATCCATACACCAATAGAGATACGTATTATTCATTATTCACATCTATATCTACAGTTGCTCCAACCTTTTTCTCTTTCCCATCGAGGATCCCCTTCCTGATTcgagattgatatttttttatattttagagTGAATTAAAGTCTATATTCAATGAACGTGATAACTACATCTCCACTATTATTTCTGAACAGGATCAAGTAATATAAATAATTGAAAGCAGGTCCTCATTTCATTAATAACTCAAGGATTTTAGGATGGCGTCAGCGTGTCGGAACATGTACAAGACGCGGACCGTCAACAAGCCAATGTAAGTCAAGTCTCCCTCATCGAACCAGTAAAAGATGATTGCACGGTCAATAGTCTTACTCGCTAATTATAAACGCGTAGCAAATCGGATTTAATGCTCTAATAGGATTTTATGTTCGAAAAGAGGGATCAAATATATATAAAGAACAGAATTTGTACACCGGCAAAAGATGTAATATATTCGACGAAGAAAATCATAATACACGAGAATTAAGAATCACAGAACATTGCATTATCTATAGAATGGTTGTTCAGAAAGATACATCAAATCTCAAAGGACATAATTAAACCACCACGAAGATCTCGAGTAGAAGAATCACCGATAGACAAGAGAACGAATGCTGAATTTCTACCAGCAACATGATTGAGAAAATGAACAAGATAAATCAGTGGCAAATAGAAGACAATTCACAGAATTTTCAAACGATTGATATCTTAATTTATACCAAACGAACAGAGAGATGATTCTTTTATTGCACTATTAAATTGCGACTATCAATTTCCTATGGAGTATGAAGACAAAATCTAACCTCTTGTTTTTTCAGCTTCTGAGCAATTGGAGCCAAAAATGGAATCGGCATCACAATTCGAACGCATCATCGTCGAGCTTTAGCGCCTCCGCAGCAGCCTCCTCCTCCTCGTCGTCGATGGTTAAGTAGGGGTTGTGCGCCGCCGGCCTGAACTTATACCCGGTGAAGACGTAGAAGGCGAGCGTGGCGAGCTCGCCGGCGACGACGCTGGTCCACAGGTAACGGTAGGAGATGAAGTTGCTGAGCGCGTAGACTCCCACCCTGGTGAAGTAGATGTAGCAGATGACGACGATGTAGTACTGGCGGAAAAGGGTGAGCTTCATAAGGTTCACGGCGGCCTTCCCGTTGGTCCTGGCGGCCTCCCGTAGGTTCTTGATGGACCAGACGATGGGGAAAAGGACGGCGCAGCAGCAGACGACGTCGACGAGGAGGAAGACCTGCTTCCAGGTGACCCAGTCGCTGGAATAGCGGCCGGATTCATCGATGGCGACCTGGGCGATGTTGGCCACCACCTGGAGGGGGATGATCGCCATGAGCACCTTCTTCTCGCGGTCCTGGAGGTAGGGTTTGAGGAAGGACCAGCCGGTGCCGATGAGGACAAGGAGGGTGAAGAGGGAAATCCCCTTGAGGAAGCTGAAGATGTAGAAAAGCACGTCCCAGCCGTGGGCGGATCCGGTGCGCTCGATGTAGGATTTGTCCTCGGCCTCGCAGAGGAGATTTAGGGCTTTGAGAACGATTACCGCGAGCATGAAGTAATGAATGCCGAAGACGGCGGCACGGCGGCGGAAGAGGACGGCAGCCCAAGCGATGGCGAGGGCGGCGTAGGCGAAAAAGAGGAGGGAATATATGAAGGGCAGCGGCGCGGCGCCGGCAGAGAGGAAGGCGCGGCGGGAGGGTTCAGGGAAGTTAAACATGGCGGATCGGACGGACATGGAGACGCGGAGATTGGGGAGACAGTTGGCGAAGAGGAGAGTGAACTGGCCGGATTGGTCGGTGAGGTTTTCGGCGACGCCGAAGGAGGTGGATCTGGCGACGGGGACGCCGGAGGGGTTGGGAGGGGGATGGAGGCGGTCAAATTCATAGACGACGTGGACGTCGGGGTCGCTGGACTGGAGGGCGCAGGTGATGTCGAGGTCGCGGATCTGGCGGAGGACGCGCAGCCATGCTTCGGGGGTGCAGAGGAAGAAGCCGAGCTGGGAAAGGGCGAGGTCGGCTTTGCTGGAGAAGGAGATGCCGGAGACATTGAGCTCGAGACCGCCACGCCGTGTGAAGCCGAAGTCGTCCAAGGGGATGATGGATCGCGAGTCAGATCGGACCTCCATCTGGCGGATCTCGGCGCGAACAGAAGGGACGACGGCCATCATGGACAACGCCAACGCCAGTCCAATGATAGGTCTCGCGGATGCCGCCATGGATGCCCTCTTCGTAGCCTCTCCTCGCTGATCTCGATTCCTTCTTATCTCTCTCTCGCTCGCCCATCAATGGCGGCGGTGGTTCGTCAGTCAACGGAGAAGGCAGAGGATTTTTCCAATTAACTCCAAATATTTAACCTTATAATTATTTGGTTGTAGTCGTGACTTAACCCGTTACAGATTTCGTGTCATTGTTGGCTAGGTTTTGTCGTGTATAAATTTCCGAGCCCTCCGCGAACGCTCTCACCGCTCTTGGTTGCCTCCTTCGTCGCCGCGCTTACACGCTTAACCCTTCCTTCCTACGACGCAAGCGAAAGCCCTCGACTGCCGACATGCCTGCTCTTCTCTCCGACCCTCTCTCCCCTGAGGAGCTTAAGGGATCGAAGAAGGCGAAGGTCTCTGAGAAGAGCAAGAAGGATAAGAAGAGGAAggccgaggaggaggaggaggataagAGCGACACCACGTCCGAGTACTCATCGGAGGTccctgagaagaagaagaagaaaaagaagaaggcggaTGCTAATGGTCCTTCGCCGAAGAAGATGAAGctgaaggagaaggaagaggagacgGATGAGCCGGAGAGCGGTAGTGATGTGGATGACCCGAATGCCTTGTCAAATTTCAGGATCTCGAAGGCCTTGGTAGAGGCCTTGAACTCGAAGGGCATAAAGGCCCTGTTCCCCATCCAGGCCATGACGTTTGATCTCGTACTTGATGGGTTTGATTTAGTGGGTAGAGCTCGGACTGGTCAGGTTGGTGCTTTCTTCCTTTTCGTTCTCCTTTCCATTGCGTACTTCAGATATTTTACTATTTTAGCTGTTCTGGTTCGTGCTAGTAATATAGCCAACTAGAGGGCGGCAcaagatgtttttttttcttcttttattgaaaaaaaaaacaaacaactaCGTAGCTTTTGTGTTTCTATGCATTTATGTTGTTTCTCTCTCAATAGTTGTTCCTCCTGATGTTCATGGACTGTTCTGTTTATGATGGTCTGTTATATATATGACCTTATTCATAGGGTAAAACCTTGGCTTTTGTATTGCCTATATTGGAATCGCTGACAAATGGAAGGCTCAAGGCATCAAAGAGAACTGGTTATAAAAGGCCTCCAAGTGTTTTGGTACTACTTCCAACTCGAGAACTTGCTATTCAGGTACTCCAAATTAGAGGTTAAATATGTTTACTATGAAACTATTTCATGATTCTTTGTGCTGAAACTTGATTGTCGTGACAATTAATCCAGGTACACTCAGAATTTGAAGTTTATGGTGGGGTAGTGGGGTTATCGTCGTGCTGTGTATATGGCGGGTCTCCTTATCGTGCTCAAGAAATGTCCATAAAGAGAGGGGTTGATATCCTTGTTGGAACACCAGGACGTGTAAAAGTAATCTGTTTGACTATATGTTCATAAATCCTGCTTGGCTCAGTGAAGTCAGTTTCTTATTTTTGTATTTGTTAACAGGATCATATAGAGAGAGGAACTCTTGACCTGAGAGCTTTAAACTTCCGGGTCCTTGATGAAGCAGATGAAATGTTGAGAATGGGTTTTGTGGAAGACGTGGAGCTAATTCTCGGTACGAGTAATCTTCAGGGCTTTTTCGTTGGTTATTGATAATTTATATCCAGGCAAAAGGATCTCAGAGATACATTTATCATAGTTGATGTTTTGTGTTAGACCTTCTCTAGATGTAGTTTAATCTGGCCTAGTTGTAATATATTATATATGTCATTTTCATTGCTTAATGATGCTTCACATAGTCAATATTTACTGAGTTTTTTCCTTTAATGTTTTGCAGGTAAGGTTGAGGATGCTAACAAAGTTCAAACACTTCTCTTCAGTGCTACCTTACCTGATTGGGTGAAGCAGGTATAGATTCATAATCATGAATTCTTCTCATTTGAGTAAATTTTACAAAGAGGCACAAGCGATTTTGTATATGTTGTGGCATGCCTTCGTGATACACGAGTTCAATTGTATAATGGTGAACCTTGTTATAAGCTCACCATGAACATTAGCACATGAATGCCTAATTTTCTAAATGCTATTTTATTCTTCAATATTCTTCCACATAATACTTTTCTAACGTTCCCAGATTTCAGCAAGATTTCTCAAGGAAGATAAGAAAACAGCTGATCTTGTTTGCAATGAGAAACTGAAGGCGAGTGCTACTGTTAGACatcttgctctttcttgtttaaAATCAACAAGACAGCAAATTATTCCTGATATTATTCGTTGCTATAGCAGGTTTGTAATTTTATGATTTCACTTTATTGTTTGATTAATTTTCTTTGTTATGATCTGGTTCCTAAAGTACATATTTGTTTTTCTA
This window of the Zingiber officinale cultivar Zhangliang chromosome 3B, Zo_v1.1, whole genome shotgun sequence genome carries:
- the LOC122055445 gene encoding protein CANDIDATE G-PROTEIN COUPLED RECEPTOR 7-like, yielding MAASARPIIGLALALSMMAVVPSVRAEIRQMEVRSDSRSIIPLDDFGFTRRGGLELNVSGISFSSKADLALSQLGFFLCTPEAWLRVLRQIRDLDITCALQSSDPDVHVVYEFDRLHPPPNPSGVPVARSTSFGVAENLTDQSGQFTLLFANCLPNLRVSMSVRSAMFNFPEPSRRAFLSAGAAPLPFIYSLLFFAYAALAIAWAAVLFRRRAAVFGIHYFMLAVIVLKALNLLCEAEDKSYIERTGSAHGWDVLFYIFSFLKGISLFTLLVLIGTGWSFLKPYLQDREKKVLMAIIPLQVVANIAQVAIDESGRYSSDWVTWKQVFLLVDVVCCCAVLFPIVWSIKNLREAARTNGKAAVNLMKLTLFRQYYIVVICYIYFTRVGVYALSNFISYRYLWTSVVAGELATLAFYVFTGYKFRPAAHNPYLTIDDEEEEAAAEALKLDDDAFEL
- the LOC122055443 gene encoding DEAD-box ATP-dependent RNA helicase 7-like, yielding MPALLSDPLSPEELKGSKKAKVSEKSKKDKKRKAEEEEEDKSDTTSEYSSEVPEKKKKKKKKADANGPSPKKMKLKEKEEETDEPESGSDVDDPNALSNFRISKALVEALNSKGIKALFPIQAMTFDLVLDGFDLVGRARTGQGKTLAFVLPILESLTNGRLKASKRTGYKRPPSVLVLLPTRELAIQVHSEFEVYGGVVGLSSCCVYGGSPYRAQEMSIKRGVDILVGTPGRVKDHIERGTLDLRALNFRVLDEADEMLRMGFVEDVELILGKVEDANKVQTLLFSATLPDWVKQISARFLKEDKKTADLVCNEKLKASATVRHLALSCLKSTRQQIIPDIIRCYSSGGRTIIFTETKESASELAGLLPGSRALHGDVMQQQREVILTGFRSGKFLVLVATNVAARGLDINDVQLIIQCEPPRDVEAYIHRSGRTGRAGNTGVAILLYEPRYKFSVSRIEKESGVKFEYISAPQPAEIAELVGSEAASAISNVSDSVIPVFRSQAEQLLSTSGLSPVDLLAKALAKAAGFLDIKKRSLLSSLENYVTVILQTGNTIYSPSFVFSVLGRHFPEEKIQNLENVSLTEDGYGAVFDVRADDVDAFLEVQGKTSSNFSIEVLETLPPLQDRQNRGTNSGRGRFGRGGGGFSGGRGGFYGGRGGGNRFSGRGNRGRGRGGGGWNNFSQRN